GCTCGGTGTACGAGCGGGCCCCGCACCCGAGCCCCACCATCCCATCCTCCTGGCAGCGGTACACGGGCCCTTCCACCGAGGGGGCGTGGCGGGCGCGGAACATGCGCATGGACACCTGGGTGTAGCCCTCGGAGCGCAGGAAGTCGCGGCCGGCGCGATAGAGGGCGAGCCGCTGATCATCCCAGGCCCGCGCCTTCTTGCCGAGGAAGGTGAGGGGCCGGACATAGAGGGGGTAGAGGTAGAGCTCCTCGGGGGCGAAGCGGAGGGCGGCGCGCAGCGAGGCGAGCCACGTCTCCTCGGTCTGGGCCTCCATGCCGTAGATGAGATCGATGTTGAGCGTGGGGAAGCCCGCGGAGCGCAGCAGGTCCAACGTGGCCTCCACCTGGGCCGTCTTCTGGGGCCGCTTGACCGAGGCCACCTCGGACTCGAGGAAGCTCTGCACGCCGATGCTCACCCGATCCACGCCGCGCGAGCGCAGGGCGGCCACCTTGGCGGCGTCCACCGTTTCGGGAGAGACCTCCACGGAGACGGGGAGGCGGTGCGGGTCGGCGCCCATGACCTGTTCGGCGAGGTCGAAGACGGTGTGCAGCCCGGCCACGTCGAGCAGGGTGGGGGTGCCTCCGCCCACGGCGATGCGCGCGAAGGGGGTGGGCCCGAGCGCCTCCTTCACCCGGCGGGCTTCTCGCGTGAGGGCCTGGAGGTAGACCTGGACGACGTCCTCCTTGGGACCGGCGGCGGTGAAGAGGTTGCAGAAGCCGCAGCGCATCTCGCAGAAGGGGATGTGCAGGTAGAGGAAGAGGGCCTCGCGCCGCTCCCGGGCCCAGACGGACTCCAGGGAGGGGGCTGGCGAGAGGGGACGGTAGGCCGTCTTGTGCGGATAGCCATAGAGGTACGCCACGTAGGGCGATCCTCCGAGCATCGTCTCCAGGCGCGTCATGACTCGGGCTCTCCCGGCAGCGGAAACTCCGCGTAGGGAACCGTCCATACCACCGGATGGCCGATCCGGTGACCGGAGTAACCGTCCTCCCCGTACGCCGTGCCGTGGTCCGAGCAGACGATGCAGAAGGAGGGCCCCCGGCGGCGCAGGGCGGCGAAGAGGGGAGGAAGCTGGCTGTCCACGTAGGCGAGCGCCGCCGCGTGCGAGTCGCGCGAGTCCCCGGTGGCGCCGGGCAGGTAGAAAGAGTTGGGCTGGTGCAGGGCGGAGACGTTGAGGAAGAGGAACACCCGGCGCTCGCGCGGCAGGGCATCGAGCAGCCGTACGGCGAGGCCTACCTGGTTCTCGGTGGAGCGGGGGTCGCGCACGCCCAGCTCGGGGCTCCAGTGGCTCTCGGCGAAGAAGCCGGGGAGGACGCTGCCCAGGGGGTTGAGCTTGTTGAAGAAGCCCACGCCGCCGATGCAGACGGTGTGGTAGCCGCGCCCGGCGAGCCCGGAGACGATGTCGGGGGTATCGAAGACGCAGGTGCCGGAGTCGGTGGTCTCGCTGCCCTGGAAGCGGGCGGCGAAGAGACGGGAGTGGCGGCTGGGCTCGACGGGGGTGGGCAGGAAGCCGGCGAAGAAGGCGTGGTGGGCGGCGTAGGTGAAGCTGGCGGGCGAGTGCCGCCGCTCCCAGCGTCCGCTGGGGAGGAGGGAGGCGAGGTGGGGCGTCCTGCCCTGGGCGAGCGTCTCCTCGGCCACGTCGAGGCGCAGGGTGTCCAGGGTGAGGAAGAGCAGGTCGTGGGTGCCGACCAGGGCGTTCATGTCCGTCACTAGAGCACCTGGAGGAGCTCGTCGACACGGCTCACGGTGAGGGTGGGGGGAGGCAGCTCGTTGGGCCAGTCGCGCCCGCCGGAGATCCAGCAGGAGGCCATTCCCACACGGGTCGCCCCGGCGATGTCGCGCACCGGGTCATCCCCGACGTGGAGCACCTCCGCTGGAGCACAGCCAACGTGCGCGAGCGCCGCGGTGAAGATGCGCGGGTCCGGCTTGCTCGCGCCCACCTCGCCGGAGAGGAAGACATCGGGCAGTACGTCCTCGAGTCCCGCGCGTGCGAGCTTGGCGCGCTGCATGCGCGAGGAGCCGTTGGAGACCACGGCCACCATGAAGCGGGACTTCACCCACTCCACGAGCGGGCGGATGCCGGGCTGGGGCTGGATGAAGGACGGCAGCCGGTGGGCGAAGTCCTCCCAGAGGGCCTCGGCGGAGAGGGACAGGCCTGGGAAGGCGAGGGTGACCTGGCGGAAGAAGAGGGTCCGTTCGGTGGAGCCCCGCGCATCGAGCGCGTGCAGGGTGGCCACGTCCTGGTCCCGGCGCTCCGGGGGGAAGGCGGCCGGGTGGCGGGAGAGGAGATCCTCGAGGTAGCGCGCGAAGGCACCGGCACGGTCGATGAGGGTGTCATCGAGATCGAAAAAGACGGCCCGGGGCCGCATCCGCGAAACTCCTCTCACAGGGGAGGCCCAGGATACGCTGCCCACCGTGGTTCAGGCCAGCCTCCGCTCCCGTGGTGCGTTCGAAAAGCTTTGTCGGATCGCTGTTCGAAAGTCAGCCCCAGGTGGGTTCTTGACGAGAATGGGTGAGGACAAAGTGGAAGAGGTCTTGGACTGTCGGGTGTGAGAACTGTCAGGGATTGAGAAACATGGATGTGTCGAAGATGTTGATCGGACATTCGCGAGAATGCTCCCTATCTCACAGTTTTTTCCGCCCCCGGTTCACAGCGCGGCCGGATTGCAGCACAAGCCTTGTCTCCCCCCCATGAAGGGGTGCGTTTCCCCCGGGCTTCGAACGACATGAACTCGAACATTCTCGCCAGGAACAACGTCAAGCTCATGGGCCAGGGGTCGCGCACGATGCTGTTCGCCCATGGCTTCGGTTGTGACCAGAACATGTGGCGCTTCGTGGCTCCGTCCTTCGCGGAGGACTACCGGCTCGTCCTGTTCGACTACGTCGGCTCGGGCCGCTCGGATCTCCAGGCCTACAATCCCGAGCGGTACTCGAACCTGAACGGCTACGCCCAGGACATCCTCGACATCTGCGCGGCGCTCGACCTGAAGGACGTCGTCCTCGTCGGGCACTCGGTCAGCGCCATGATCTCCCTGCTGGCCGCCATCAAGGAGCCCCAGCGCTTCCACCGCCTCGTCTTCGTGAGCCCTTCGCCCCGCTATGTCAACGAGGCGCCCGACTATGTGGGCGGGTTCGAGCGCAAGGACCTCGAGGAGCTCCTGGACACGATGGACAGGAATTACATCGGGTGGGCCAGCTTCCTGGCGCCCCTCGTCATGAGGAACCCGGACCGGCCGCATCTCACCTCGGAGCTCAAGGAGAGCTTCTGCTCCACGGATCCCATCATCGCCCGGCGGTTCGCCGAGGTGACGTTCTTCGCGGACAACCGGCGGGATCTGCCCAAGCTGACGGTTCCCTCGCTCATCCTCCAGTGCTCGGAGGATCTGCTCGCGCCCGTCTCGGTGGGCGAGTACGTCCATCGCCACTTGCCGCGGAGCACCCTGCGCATCATGCGGGCGACGGGACACTGCCCCCACATGAGCGATCCGGAGGAGACCACCGGACTCATCAAGGAATACCTGTGCTCGGCGTGAAGCCCATGCCCACCTTCCCCATGGAGGAGCTGCTGCAATGCGCGCCGTGCGGCCTCTTCTCGTACAACGGCGATGGCGCGCTCGTGGCCGTCAACGACACGGTGTTGGAGCTCCTGGGTTACACCCGCGACGAGCTGCTGGGCCGTCCCATGACGACGATCCTGACGCTCGCGGGCCGCATGTTCTGCGAGACCCACGTCTTCCCGCTGCTGCGCATGCAGGGCCGGGCGGACGAGCTCCAGCTCCCACTGCGCTCCAAGGGCGGCGGGTCCATCCCCGTGCTCCTCAACGCCATCCGCAAGGAGCATGAGGACGGCGTCCTCCATCACTGCGCGTTCATGTCGGTGCGCGAGCGCGGCAAGTACGAGGACGAGCTGCTGAGGTCGAAGCGGACGGCGGAAGAGGCCCTGCGGAACAACGAGGCGCTCAACCAGGCCCGGCAGGCCGTGGAGGTTCATGCCCGGGATCTCGACCAGAAGATCAGCCAACTGGAGCAGCGCAATCAGGATCTCACGCGCGTGAGCACCGCCCTGGCGCAGGATCTGCGGCAGCCCGCCCGGCAGCTGTCCATGTTCGCCTGCCTCTTCACCCGGGAGGACTGGGAGGGGCTGTCGGTGACGGGCCAGCATTCGCTCGAGCGCATCAAGACCGTCAGCGTGAAGATGGAGCAGCTGGTGATGGGGCTGCATCAGTTCATGGCGCTGGACGTGCTCGACGAGCCGATCGAGGACGTGGATCTGCTCGAGAGCCTGGGAAGCGCCCGGCACCGGGTGGTGGAGATGGGCGGCTCTCCCTCGTTGGCGCTGCGGTGTGAGCCTCTTCCCGTCATCCAGGGCCGGCGGCGTCAGTTGATGCTGCTCTTCTTCCACCTGCTCGACAACGCGGCGAAGTTCCGCAAACCCCGCGGGGAAGCGAGGCTCGACATCGGGTGCCAGCTCATCGAGCACAACAGCTTCCGGTCCATCAAGGACAAGTATCACTACACGGACTTCGTGCGGATCACCTTCACGGACAATGGGATTGGCTTCGACCCCCTCCACCGCTCCCATGTGTTCGAGGTGCTCAGGAAGCTGAACCCGGATACTCCCGGGATAGGTGTCGGGCTCGCCATCTGCCGCAAGGTGGTGGAGAACCACCACGGCTCCATCTCGGTCGAGTCGGAGCCGGGCCGCGGCACCCAGTTCACGATCCTCCTGCCCGTGAAGCAACAGACCCGTTCGCCAGGGGAGTGACATTATATCAGAAAGACTTGAAGGTCGCCGCGTTGTTTCAATGTGAAACCGATTTCGAGAAGACGTTCACGATGATGACGCCGAAGATGATGAAGCCCAGGCCGATCATCGCCGCCGCGTCGAGCTTCTGGTGGAAGATGAAAAAGCCTATCACGGAGATCAAGACGATCCCGAGACCACTCCAGATCGCGTAGGCGATCCCGACCGGCATGGCCTTCAAGGCGATGGACAGGAAGTAGAAGGCTCCCGCGTAGCAGAGCGCCATGAGGGCCGTGGGCAGTGGGTTCGTGAATTGCCGCGACTGCTGGAGGCAGGTCGTTCCGACGACCTCGAGGGTGATGGCGGCTGCGAGTGCACCGTAGCTGATCAACGCTGGATTCATGGTCTCACGTGTCTTTTTCCTGGGTCATTGCCAGGAGCCGCGACAACAGTTTCTGGCGCTCCTTCAGCGGTTGTGTGTCCGGAGCTGACAGATCCGCGAACCACACCCCATCCGCCGCGTAGCGAATGATCTCGAGAGACACGCCCGCGTCGGTGTCCCGATGGCGGCTCAGGCGCGCTTTCAACCAATCGCTCCAGCTTCGGCTCAACGTCTCGTCCAGCAGCGTGGAGATGGACAGCGCCGCCCAGGGATTGCTCCTTCCATCGGGCTTCAGAAGCACGAAGGCGCGGACATAGGCCCGGGTGAAACGTCCGTACTCGACGGGATCTTTCTCCAGGTGGTGGTCTATCTCCCTGTCCAGTTTCTCGACCAGAGCGGCGCAGACCGCTTCCGTCAGCTTCTGCTTGTTGGGGAAGTGATGCAGGAGGCCTCCCTTGGTCACGCCCGCCGCACTGGCGACCTCCTGGAGTGTCAGGTTCGCGAGCCCGCGTTCAGCCGCCATCCGCGCCGCGCAGTCGAGCAGCTTCTGGCGTACGACCTCCGGTTGCTTCTTCCTCTCGTAGGCACTGGCCATACCAGGAAGATACCGTCCGGACGGTATCTTTCAAGGGGAATATTCCATGAATGGTGGTGGACGACGGCCTCCGCCCCGCGATGGTGCTCGCGCTCACCGAGCAGGGGCTCACGGTGCTGCGCGTGAGGTAGCCGGGCGGGGCGGAGATGCTGTGTGGGGCTCACCCCTGGCTTCGGGGGAACTATTCAGCGGCCTGAGGGCGGGAGTAGCCAAGCATCCACGTATAGATGTCGTGGCCCGCCGAGCCGCTGTAGGTGCGTCCCCAGGAGTCATGCCCGACACCCGAATAGAGCGTGAGCTGCGCGGGAGGACTCGCCCGCGGGGTGCAGACGGTGTTGAGCTTGTTGACCGGATCGACCGAGCCCCAATACGAGACAGTCCCGTCACTGGTGCCATG
Above is a window of Cystobacter fuscus DNA encoding:
- a CDS encoding STM4012 family radical SAM protein; amino-acid sequence: MTRLETMLGGSPYVAYLYGYPHKTAYRPLSPAPSLESVWARERREALFLYLHIPFCEMRCGFCNLFTAAGPKEDVVQVYLQALTREARRVKEALGPTPFARIAVGGGTPTLLDVAGLHTVFDLAEQVMGADPHRLPVSVEVSPETVDAAKVAALRSRGVDRVSIGVQSFLESEVASVKRPQKTAQVEATLDLLRSAGFPTLNIDLIYGMEAQTEETWLASLRAALRFAPEELYLYPLYVRPLTFLGKKARAWDDQRLALYRAGRDFLRSEGYTQVSMRMFRARHAPSVEGPVYRCQEDGMVGLGCGARSYTERMHYSSEYAVGSREVRSIIAAYSERTEASFGEVGYGFVLDEAEQRRRHMLLSLLAEGVEFAAYRQRFGTEALADFPELAELETHGLARRTPEALHLTDAGVERSDLIGPWLHSEPVRALMEGYSWR
- a CDS encoding alpha/beta fold hydrolase, with translation MNSNILARNNVKLMGQGSRTMLFAHGFGCDQNMWRFVAPSFAEDYRLVLFDYVGSGRSDLQAYNPERYSNLNGYAQDILDICAALDLKDVVLVGHSVSAMISLLAAIKEPQRFHRLVFVSPSPRYVNEAPDYVGGFERKDLEELLDTMDRNYIGWASFLAPLVMRNPDRPHLTSELKESFCSTDPIIARRFAEVTFFADNRRDLPKLTVPSLILQCSEDLLAPVSVGEYVHRHLPRSTLRIMRATGHCPHMSDPEETTGLIKEYLCSA
- a CDS encoding TetR/AcrR family transcriptional regulator, with protein sequence MASAYERKKQPEVVRQKLLDCAARMAAERGLANLTLQEVASAAGVTKGGLLHHFPNKQKLTEAVCAALVEKLDREIDHHLEKDPVEYGRFTRAYVRAFVLLKPDGRSNPWAALSISTLLDETLSRSWSDWLKARLSRHRDTDAGVSLEIIRYAADGVWFADLSAPDTQPLKERQKLLSRLLAMTQEKDT
- a CDS encoding HAD family hydrolase, with protein sequence MRPRAVFFDLDDTLIDRAGAFARYLEDLLSRHPAAFPPERRDQDVATLHALDARGSTERTLFFRQVTLAFPGLSLSAEALWEDFAHRLPSFIQPQPGIRPLVEWVKSRFMVAVVSNGSSRMQRAKLARAGLEDVLPDVFLSGEVGASKPDPRIFTAALAHVGCAPAEVLHVGDDPVRDIAGATRVGMASCWISGGRDWPNELPPPTLTVSRVDELLQVL
- a CDS encoding STM4013/SEN3800 family hydrolase encodes the protein MNALVGTHDLLFLTLDTLRLDVAEETLAQGRTPHLASLLPSGRWERRHSPASFTYAAHHAFFAGFLPTPVEPSRHSRLFAARFQGSETTDSGTCVFDTPDIVSGLAGRGYHTVCIGGVGFFNKLNPLGSVLPGFFAESHWSPELGVRDPRSTENQVGLAVRLLDALPRERRVFLFLNVSALHQPNSFYLPGATGDSRDSHAAALAYVDSQLPPLFAALRRRGPSFCIVCSDHGTAYGEDGYSGHRIGHPVVWTVPYAEFPLPGEPES
- a CDS encoding sensor histidine kinase, translating into MLGVKPMPTFPMEELLQCAPCGLFSYNGDGALVAVNDTVLELLGYTRDELLGRPMTTILTLAGRMFCETHVFPLLRMQGRADELQLPLRSKGGGSIPVLLNAIRKEHEDGVLHHCAFMSVRERGKYEDELLRSKRTAEEALRNNEALNQARQAVEVHARDLDQKISQLEQRNQDLTRVSTALAQDLRQPARQLSMFACLFTREDWEGLSVTGQHSLERIKTVSVKMEQLVMGLHQFMALDVLDEPIEDVDLLESLGSARHRVVEMGGSPSLALRCEPLPVIQGRRRQLMLLFFHLLDNAAKFRKPRGEARLDIGCQLIEHNSFRSIKDKYHYTDFVRITFTDNGIGFDPLHRSHVFEVLRKLNPDTPGIGVGLAICRKVVENHHGSISVESEPGRGTQFTILLPVKQQTRSPGE
- a CDS encoding DMT family transporter translates to MNPALISYGALAAAITLEVVGTTCLQQSRQFTNPLPTALMALCYAGAFYFLSIALKAMPVGIAYAIWSGLGIVLISVIGFFIFHQKLDAAAMIGLGFIIFGVIIVNVFSKSVSH